GATTAATACCTAAACTTtaacaaaaaaatttatttacaAGTATACCGGagtaaaaataaactaaaaaagcttaaaagttaaaagttatcttaatatatgtaaaagttatttgttttttagtgataaagtttttcgtttttataaaaaaaattctccGAAATCACTAATGatgtataaaattaaccatTAATCCTTtgaaatgtttatctatcaattttttattgtataatataaatgttataaaaaactaagttaaagttacaaaaaactgtaTAAAAATATTGGTACACCCTATGTGTGCACGACCTTTGGAAAAATCTAGTTACACCTAATATGTTCCAAATAAATATTTGTGCAGAGTACATAATTTGTAAAAGTCCATAATAAAATCGTGGAAAGAGCAAGTGATCAACTATGACTttctctttatttatttatttatttattaattaactaatttatttattggaattggaaactACGTATGAGTTTGTTTAACGTAGCTAGTGTTGTAAACATGaataaattttgttaaaattaattcagGCGAGAAAAATGACATCAGTACAAAAGGTTAAATGTTCGAGGTTTTGAACTCTGTCTCTTAATACTCGACTTGTTTTAATCGAACACGTTTGCCGATGCACAATTTTGACCactaatttctttaactacatattaaacttataaaaatattaatattttgaaaatatatattaagatgaagccaacaatatattacgaagtatatactaacatttattttcatatactagaaataaaatagggttaaagtgaattatgtgaatagtgtaaaaaatcaaaacaggtcaagtattaagggacggagggagtagattaTTATCCACATGTCATAGCTCTTAAACAATTACAATggttaaaaaaaatcagaagaaTTGATGGGTATTTGATGTTTATGTATTAATATGAAGAGTAAGGGTGCGCATAAGATAAAATATTGTATTTCATTTCTCATTTCATGTCACACATCACCCTACAACAAAGCTCTATTTTGCACGTTACGGATGGCTATGGGTATGGTATGGGTAGGGTCTAGCAGTACCCGGACCTACCCGAATTTGACGTATACCCATACCCTACCATTACCCTTTAAGGTCTAAAATTATAAGACCCTTACCCGGACCCTATGGGTCTGGTAGGGTACGGGTAAGGTCTAGAACGAGTCTCCGATTATTTTTTCGATAAATTTTATCGGGTTCttttatatataattatatgTAATGCGCAAAAAATAATACAAGAATAATGGTTAATTTGTcaattttaaaacaaataaatagttCGTCTCCAAAAATCATCCTTGTCTTCCTTAAATACAACACAATTTAATGTACTAAGCTCACAAAGTACAAAGTTCAAGTTTACAACGTCAATGTTCGACGTTTCTTTGACTTAGAAGGTGGTAGTGTCAGCCCTACTTTTAGAGGAGTAGAGGTTATTTTGTGAATTGCTTTAgtattttgttttgttattattcttttttatgtatttcatAAAATTTGAGTGGATTTAGTTTAGGGTCTGGGTCTTAAGGGTCCATGGATAGGGTTAGAATTTGAAAAAAATGGGACTCTTACCCTACACTACCCGATATCTCATATACCCAAACCTCATATACCCATACCCTAATTTTAGGATAGGGTCCAACAGGGTCCGGGTAGGGTCCTAGACCCGCTGCCATCCTTTCTCAAACTTTCTACCTTCTACACACTTAACTAGATATTATTTttactagatttttctacatACTTTACTATTAGATTTTTACAAGCatattatctagatttttctagattaatattTATGTATTTTAATAAAAGGATTATACAAGAGCTATATATGTGCTTGCATTGTGGACTTATGAATTATGATACCATTTCAAGCCTTAAATTCAAGTTTACTTTCTCCTATAAAGCCGCAACAATGCAACCACCATACACCGTGGATTGATGCCAGAGAATAACCACTTGTTGTTTGAGGTGTTTGTTCAACAGCCAAGGCCCTCCAAACACGCAAGTTTCAAATTTTTATTGCTGATATTGCATGTCCTTAATATTATTCAAAACTTTTTGTGAACCATGCAAATCTAGAACAAACGCCACAATTATGGcacaaaatttcccaaacatctGTGACATCAATGTTGttccataaaataaaaaaaagcagGAGCATCATATTCATCGAGCATTAAGAGGAAGAAAAAGTAGGCATCTCTTCTTTTGCAACCAGCTAtggttaaaataaaaatatataaaaaatggaCATGGTTATTTTGCATTTTGCAACTCCTTTGTCCTTTATTATCAATAAAATGACCAAAACATAAAGCTACATTTTAGTCCACAATTTCACTAACATACCAACTTCTTCAACACTAAGCAAAACATATTAGTTGTTTTCAGAGTGTTTCTCGTAAAACCAATAAAATTACTTGGTATCATGATAATTGATGGCTAAGCCTCAAATCCCCAGAGGCATATCTTTCTACTATTAGGCTATTAGTTGGCAACATATCACCAAGTATAAATTttttacataattttttttgggcACGCATATGGTgtggttttcaatttttgatggGATTGTCAAATATATTTTCGAGGAATTTGTTTGATTATTTCAAGATTAGCCTCATATCTCGTCACTAACAACAAGAAAATTTCCAAATCCGATACAATGGCAGTGTCTTAACATCCATTGTTCAGGAGCTCTCCGAAATggtcataattaattaattagcgTTGAAGGCAAACCCAGATGTATAATGAAAATCGCAGCTATTGAAAGTAAACCCAAATGTATTGAAGTATGAAAATTACAGCTGTTAACAAAGTTACAGCTCAAAATATGCGCGATTCTATTCCTATTTGGTTAAGAATATGTGCCACTTTATCCAATAGGGTCAAGATTATGCGCgattttattcctaattggtaaaGATTATACATAGAAATTTAGGAAAGTAATTATACTATTAGAGTAAGAAATCGTACTTACTTCAATTCTCTTCAACAAAGCGAAAATCGATTTAATTCCAGTGCCTAAGTACCTCATTTCAATCCACAAAATCACTGCAATTCTactcttctaatttcttttgcAATTGCATGAAAATTTTAGCAAACAAGGAGTAATTAAGAGAATAGGAAGAGCAATAGATGATAATATTAAAccataatcataatcataatgACGGGAAAATAGATATGTGCTAAACAATGTACCCCCAAAGCCACACAAGGATCAAATTGCCAACAAATTGGAAATCTAAGAACACACTCCCATTTAATTAAGCATAAAACTAAAACATCAAACCCTAACATAATCCAACCATaatcataatatatatatcgaaatgtatatatatactaatattattaatactatttaaaCCCTAGAAATCACGATACCATCCGCAGAAATCAAACTCCATAAAATTCACTAATTAAGCCACCGAAATGACTCAGATCTAGAGAAAAGAACCGAAGAAAGCGGTGGCGATTGCGACGGCTATACCTCCGGCAAGCGAAGGAGAGACCATCCCGGCGGCGGCTGTAGGACTTGGAGCTGGAGCTTCAGCGGCCATGGCGACGCTGAGGAGAGACAAGATGGCGAAGATGACGACCATGAGAGTAGCTTGCACTGATTTGGCCATTGCTGAAGAAGAAAAAGTCGGAAGTtcttttgaggagagagaaaatgaaagagatgagGCTTTTCAGTAATGGAGGTGAGAGAGAGTTCGATGTTAAAATGGTGTTCAGGGGAAGTGGGGGGTTTTATAGAGGGGTGAGTTCGGGCAGAAGGGTTGTTGGAACGGGTAGCTGCCCGGGTATTAGAGTAGCTATTATCGAGTTGCCAGCTATGTAATGTAGGACCCACTTTAGGGTTTTAGTGGGCGTTAAACTGATTAAAATCCCACTAATAACGATTTGCAAATATAATCAACATTAAAGAATATCACATGGTGACCACAATTTGGGTTCTCTTTTGTTACTTGATGTATGTTTTTTATGATACTTTTTTATGAATTTTGCCTTTAAAACTTGTTAAAAGAATAGCGCAAAGCCGCAAATGTGCAATGCACTTCAATTGTTAGCTAGTGTTTGTCCTTATCATTTATGCATTTTTCATGCTTATAAGCTCGAGAATTTAGAATGGTAGTTCTTCTCGTCCGGTCCGTGGTTAGATTTTCAATGATCGATTGCGTAAAGCCCGCGGTAGCAAGAATTCATAAACGCTAGTCGGACATGGCCATAAATTTGCAAAAAGTAAGGTCGGCCAAACCCTTGTGcattaattaattttacaaaGTTGAAAATACATAACTAATCTCCAATCAAACCAGCTACAGTGTAATACTCCGTAGTTGATTGATCAATGTAGTTAACTGAAAATGAACTCAATCAAGAAGTTTTTAACGTGTAATTCACTCTGATCCCAATtagaaaattaatctaaattTAACCTCATTAGTCATTTTCAACCTATTTTGATAGAAGTTATTCCAATATCTTAAAAGTTCGTGTAAGATGTCATACATGCATGTCACTAACTATTACATGTTCCCGTTGCTCATAAGCTAATTTAAATAACTTTTTCAAAAGTTTAAAAGTTAAGAAATTTGAAATATGTAATGTAACGTATAATTGTATGGAATGACTAATGAAGTAATGAGTGATGTTGGCGGCATATGTTACCGACCTTGCCTTTGGGTTTGGGCTGGAAATGGGGCCCATTTAAATATTTGTATGATATTTACACCTGTAGGGGAGATGTATGATTATGGTAAGGTTAGTTTACAAAAAAGCTTTTTCTTCTTCCACACTTGTCCTTCTTCATTCATGAATCGCCATCCCTTTGTAAAATGTGTTCCACTTATAAAACATTATACTACGTACGGTACGTGTAGTTTATGTTTAGCGACTAAGTAAGGAGAAAACGTATCTTTGATTACACAATTAATTATGTGCCAAGTCGTACTCCATCTAATAGTAACTAGTCAGGCTTATCCACTTATATCGATCTCATAACATCGAGATTGAAACTTAAAACATTGTATCTCGTTACCTAGTTGGTGCCTCTCTACTTCTTTAGGGATGAGGGTTTCTTGTCTATCTCGCTCGTTTGGCATATTTAAGGCTGGATTTAGAGTTGGGTGCAGGTCGGACCAGCACGCGGGCTATTTAAGCCCGTCTTAAAAGTAGTGTGGCACGATATGAGAGGCACGACGATTGGTCATGAACCGTGCATGTACATCATTTTATAAAATTGGCACGAGCCCTATATGAGCACAAAGTTGACTAGACCTAACCATAACACGAGGAACGGGCCGCATATGGGCCTCATTTATGGAAGGGAGGCTTGAGCCCGCCACCACACAACTTTTCCTTAACACGTTGTAGACACAGTACGCCAGACATAAGGCTTCCTTCTCTTTTTTCCGACGACAGGGAAGTTTCCTAGTTACCGGGTCATTTTATTTACCTAACAAATTACTACTCGGAAAATAAATTTATCGACGTCCAATCAAAGAAAAGTTTCCCAAACATGTTGAGAACCAAAATTCTTCATTCAAATTTGAAACGACAGTGATGGAGCAAGCAGATATTTGTTATGATCGACCTTCACTTAAATGTGTAAATGACAAGTGTAATAGCTTCCTACAAACTTCCTTACTTTattctttaattaattaattaattaataaatgctCCATCATCTTCCACTGCCCACTAATCTTTATGCTTGCCATTTTGATTACGCATGATATTCCTTCTCCACATTGTGCGCCAATTAAGTAGCCTTACTACTTATTTGCACTTTGATGTTATTCCTTATTTAATTCCTGATTATGTTTTCTTATATAAACTATATGACACACCTTTGTTCAATTGTACAAAATATTCAAGTTGtagtatatacttcctccattttttttttaattgcaccatctgagATTTCACGCTTTCCAATGTACtattttaactactaatatttctcattatacattttaaaaaattataaaaatttgataatttgaaaatatatttcgagacgaatctaacaagatcccatatgaatatattttccttacatataaatcacaaaaaataactatataagaatatatgaatagtgctaaaaccaagatggtgcaattataaaaaaatggaggaagtattaagtACTTCCTTCGTGTTCGTGTAGTGAGAATTTTTTCACTGTATAATATGCCGTACCTTTCAATTATGTAAGGTATTATCAATTACTAGTTTTTATTAATGTGTTTATAATTCTTAAGATACACGACATAAACAAGGAAATAGCATAGCTTGGTGGTAATATATATGCACAAGGAACAACTACCGGTTGTACATTGAAAATTGTCATATTATAGTCCTTTTTTTTAACCTTAACATTGTATcaaaattagttttaattaattaaaatatggtTAATCACAAGATATTGATAAAAAGGCAGTGTTTAAATAGTGTAAAATTgcaaatggtgcaatatttttataaaaaacgaagggagtaataatttttatacttgATCAGACAAGAATATGAGATGTGAAACTCTTGTAACTTTTTTGACTCTCTTTACACCAAAATATGGTTGTTGTCAATCGTGTTTTCTTCTTTAGTAGATCACAATTACTTTTTTGACTCTCTTTACACCAAAATATGGTTGTTATCAATCGTGTATTCTTCTTTAGTAGATCACAATTTGAAATGTTTTGGCATGAACTTTCCCTATGAAATATTTTGgtaaacattttaaatattattcATTTATGAAAGTAGTCTTACAAAGCGTACTCCAAATAATGTCATTATTattacataaaaataaaaataatttttatataaaattaaaaagaaggTAATAATTGAATAGGACAAGTTATGGTTTTTACCTTGCTGGTGAGTTTTGTAGCTGAATTTTTACACTACAAAGTCCTTATGAACAATGCTGTACAATTTTTTAGCTAAACTTATTAAAAGAGtgcaaaaatataaaaaaaaggtgTGGCTGCTGGGATTCGAGCCCAGGTCTCCACGGCCACAACGTGGAATTCTAACCACTAAACTACAGCCACTTTGTTGAACTATTTAAACAAGTAATTAATATAACTTGCAACACAAATGAAAAGCTCCAACCCAAGTTCATACAGAGAAATCAGAGATAATAAATCCCCGTCATATGAGTACAACATTTCAATTTTAGTACAAGGAAGTTTAAATGAAGATGTCAAGGAGTAACGGATATATAACTGTCGGAAACAGCAAACGATCTGTAGGCTTTGGCAAACCATATGTGAGGGGAATAGGTACATCTGAGCTTCATGGGAGGCATTAGAGTGATGGCAATTTTTTATTTGTTCCTTGCGCAGCCGTGCAAGGCGCACGTGCGCGTACTCGGGTTTAATATAGAGCAAAGAAACCCCTTGACTGAGTAAATTTGCACAGAGATTCAAGGTGGCTAAGAAATGCATGCACTAGAAAAAGGATGAATAGTCTCAAAATGCTAAAATTCCATCAAAAAGTGAGTGATACATCTCTAGTATTTCATCAATAACTCCCGCAAGATCATCTATGTTATATCACACATATACAACCACAAGATCAAAAATCTAAATCCCTGAGTACATTCGGCGCATTATTCAGATTCTACTATAAAAACTACAAGATTTTACCACAACTAATACTCCTATTATAATACTGACGATAAACAGCTCTGTACACCAGATAAATATTCTGGGTAAACCAAGTATGCCAAAGAAAAACGGATGCTGTAATGCTGCTTCGGTCATCTGCAAAGAAAAACTGCAAGCTGCAGTTTTCTCTTCAATTTCTGCGGTAGTAACCTTCAAAGTCAGACGCATTCGCCAAATTTTGTTGTTAGAAACTAAAAACCTCAGTTGCTAATTGCAACAACGGTTCCAAGGTACTTGGGGCAAATTTCCTAGCAAAGAGATAACAGATGGTAGTATTTCTACCATTGTAATCACAAATCTTACCACTCTCCCTAACCTTCTTAAAGAACTCCACCGTGATGTCTCCTTTTCCGAATGTAGCAGGGTGGGACCCACCTCTTGACCAATCCACCCAAGTAATGCTTCTATTTGCCAAAACATTTGCTGCTTGGATTGTAAGCATGGTGGGAAAATAGTGCTCATCCACATAACAAGCTGGTTTACAGAACGCTTCAAATTTTTGGTGATATGTGGTGTCTTCAACTATTTGAATTGCCAGTCTTCTATTGAGCTCAAACCATTGAGATCCTTTACGCCAGTCGGTTATGTTAACTTCAGGGGCCATGCTCCCATTATACCGTCCCCTCCCATAGGGTCCAGTATCGTCAAACGCACCCATAAAGCTATATTTGGAATTTGTGATGTAATTCAGAGTTATGCTAAAATTGTAGAGCGGAATGCAAGATTCTGAAAGAAGTATGAACCACTCATTTGAGATATCCAGCAATGCGTTGGCAAGAAGCCTTCTTTCGGCATCACACATGCTCATCCTCCCCCATTCCGCCACCTGCCAAGTAAAGAGGCCAGAAGGTTGATTAGCCATATTTCAAGttttaaaatcaacaaaatttggtCACATGCACTAAAAATTAAACAATGTTGCAGTATGCCGAGGCTACTAACTGCTGCTTTTCTATACTTTTTCACAAATTGCAATTGAGCCTTCATAATTAACAAGCAAGATACAATACTACTTTTAAATCCTTCATGACCCAGACTCCCACATCACAAACAAACAGACCAGTGAACATGCATCAAACTCATCTTCTTCCAACTCCGGACATTTTTACCAAGGGAGATTCCCCTTTCCAACCTCACAGGCCTGGGACTTCCACAAAGTTTGTATAATGATTAATGGATGTCAATTGGTCTACTAACTGATCATATTTGCAAATGAAGGACTTCATATGTTCCTTTGATATTGCAACACATAGGGGATGCACCAATGTCCGGAGTTAAGGAACCCATGTGACGAGgaaagaaataaaaagaaataatgTGATGAGGAGAGTGATAGAGAGCAATAAGAAGAGGGGCCCCATGTGATGAGgagaaaaataaagagaaatCATATGCAAAGAAGGAAAAATTGCAACAAATATCATTTCTCCGTACAAGGGAGACGTTGCAATAATGTAGGAACAGAGGAAGTGTTCTTAGATCTTGTTTCCCCAACTAAAAAAGCTTCAACATAATCGATATTAATATCAGCTCAACATTTGTTATCAGTTCAAGATTGCAAACATAATGCACTAGTACTCTGTAGAAAATATCTTTTAAAGTAAGTTAGCATATAAAATAGCCATTAGATCCCCAGAAACTTGCCAGATTATGATAGGCCTAAACCACCTTATTTAGAGTGAATGGACGAGGTCTAAACCACGTTAGCTCTTTCAGTGCAGTCTCCAGATTATCTTCAAGAATACAAACAAGTGAAATTCCTCTAGATCAAGAATAAAGTATTAGGAATCTCACTTTTCTACTACACACAACATGCCATAGACAACCCACAACTGGCATACTCAGAGCACTCTCAAAGATGCCTTCAAACCAGAATACTCACTAGTCAGGCAAGAGCATATTAGCTTCCGAAGTTAATTAGATTGCTCTAACTTTAAACTATGGCTTCCACAACCATTTTAGGTCATGTCAATACTTAGATTCTGACTATCACCAATAATAAGGGTGTACTACATCTTCAGCGGAGTCAGCGGAGAAagtgaaagtaacaaagaaaaaAGAATCTGAATCTGACTTGCAAACCAAAACCAAGCATTTTTACTGATCATTTTCTGGACCGAACATCCAGTCTAGtacacaacacacacaacacgGGCTATGTAGCATGACTGCCTTCACCTTTACCTTGAGTCCCAATCATTAAGATGAAAAAGGATTCGATGTCTGAAACCAAACACACAAGACTTACTTTTTATAAACAACTTTCTCAAATAAAGTTTATTCCCCACTAAGGgagtgtttggtttggtgtaaaatatATCCCAGGAAAATGACTTTCCTCTTTTCAATTGTTTTCCTTTATTTGTCTTGGAAAGGGGTGAAAAACAATCTTCAAGTGATGGAAAATAACTGTCTAAAGGGCGGGAAACATTTTCTACTTGGAAGGAAGGGGAACAAATTTTGCTCCTCCTCCTTACCTCACTCTTCTCTCACCCATCCactcccattttccttttctctatgacttttcttgtaaggaaccaaacaaacggaaactagtttagaattgtgtttccttgaaaaatgattttttacggaaaaatgttttccataaaaaatcatttttcactAAATATGTTTTCCTTCAAACCAAACGGAGACTAAATTAAACGAGCAAATTATTAGTAATAACCCAGTGTAAGCCCTGATCCATGCTCTGAATACAGAAACAGATTATTGAACATTTTGCTCACTTTAATAGTTGACAAGGTGGTATTCAAAAGTCGTTCTTCCACATGATGATTATAACTTCCATCATAAACTTGTAGATACCAAGGTTTTAGGTACTAGCTTTCTCATAACCATACTCGTTAATCCCATAATAAGTGATGAAAATACAAATCAAATTCTCCAGACTACCCCCCCAAAAAACAATCCTCAAAACTGAAGGTCAAGTAAAGGATAAAAAACCACAAGATGATCAAAGAAGTTCATGTAGAGCAAATGCAAAGCAAGGAATAGTTTAAGTGACCCGCACAAGAATTGCATACAGAGGTTATGAAGCTAGAAATCACCCTCTATAAAACTCTGAATATCAATATTTCACAACAGAACAAAGAAAGATATCTTCAGCAACATCTTAGATTCTTAGTTAGTGAATCAAAGGATTAATATACTATATTGACCAAGAAAGATTAACTTAAAGCATGGACTATATAAGAACGGTGCGACTTAATTTTCTAGTATCATTACACATTGAAGCTTTTACAGGTTTACAGTTATCTAACTAAATGCCTTGTACCTCCTCTTAATTGGCGGGATGCTTTATGAGAACCAAGAGTTACATCTCTCTCAAATTCCTCCAACAACCACCACGGTGCAAGAAGAAACCGTCCTTACCATCAATGCTTACTTTAAAACCACACAAATCATAACATCT
This sequence is a window from Spinacia oleracea cultivar Varoflay chromosome 1, BTI_SOV_V1, whole genome shotgun sequence. Protein-coding genes within it:
- the LOC110789267 gene encoding glycosyltransferase BC10 is translated as MAIEEGKDPGPVTRTRGLPVRLLLILLMFLVLCVVFSFISLNTFRRFGFDGGVAGVIKPSYEPCIGESSGLDQWIRPPSNLMHTMSDEELIWRATLVPGIRKYPFKRNPKVAFMFLTKGPLPLAPLWERFFKGHKGRFSIYVHSMPSYNKEFPPSSVFYKRHIPSKVAEWGRMSMCDAERRLLANALLDISNEWFILLSESCIPLYNFSITLNYITNSKYSFMGAFDDTGPYGRGRYNGSMAPEVNITDWRKGSQWFELNRRLAIQIVEDTTYHQKFEAFCKPACYVDEHYFPTMLTIQAANVLANRSITWVDWSRGGSHPATFGKGDITVEFFKKVRESGKICDYNGRNTTICYLFARKFAPSTLEPLLQLATEVFSF